In one window of Lacticaseibacillus casei DSM 20011 = JCM 1134 = ATCC 393 DNA:
- a CDS encoding DUF961 family protein has protein sequence MELKFVAPNIEKTFGHLYFGSLKREALEGDRDNRKVVSRTYELFSDLQRTDNIEITIPAKKGDKAESIEVDAPVTIIKPRIATVGYRIGEQAFVRYICNADDIVPVK, from the coding sequence ATGGAACTCAAATTCGTTGCACCAAATATTGAAAAGACGTTCGGTCACCTGTACTTCGGCTCGCTCAAGCGCGAAGCATTAGAAGGTGATCGCGATAATCGCAAGGTCGTGTCGCGCACTTACGAGTTGTTCTCCGACTTGCAGCGTACCGACAACATCGAGATCACCATTCCGGCGAAGAAAGGTGACAAGGCCGAAAGCATTGAGGTTGATGCGCCAGTCACCATCATCAAACCGCGCATTGCGACCGTTGGCTACCGAATCGGTGAACAAGCCTTTGTGCGCTACATCTGCAATGCCGACGATATTGTCCCAGTCAAATAA
- a CDS encoding SpaA isopeptide-forming pilin-related protein, with the protein MKAARRTPIFAALIMLFAQLFVPASIAFAASMTNIKVADWHNTWHLYLFNGLHWTDNGMHMKKVDGKVSFCVEHGVNLDASGSGYNPSAYSDSKKDQLAKIAYYGYYQNPTNRNYAVTQMIIWETLGDTLLTTPNKTYQAEKNAILDKVSAHDRKPSFNGKQITLAVGDSITLTDTNGRLAAFAQQTSNTANLKIAKSGNKLTLTATSQSKESGKVAYAIAKAADVGTSFVYTKGSQQKLVNFKLSSNGEFSLPIKVNLNGNVKAKKVDADTNKALPGATLQFEYNGTTKAVTTGTDGYAALNGIKAGTKIKISEVTAPNGYVNKGELKEVTIEPGKTVEVVLGNKEQLGNVTLTKIGREFGSDMFNAYYSLNGAVYGIYTSTGTRVGAITTDGNGKGTLQNLKLGSYYALEEKAPAGYVLNTTKLPFELKYAGQAVAVTTAHVDTTDQEQRGTATIIKEDTVTGKQPQGAASLNGAVYELHRAADDKLVKSVTIANNAASVSGLELDDYYWQEVKAPTGYVLDPQKHAFKLAYAGQNTTTATAPTTVKEQVITGDLDLLKYGNYDWTTQGKGTKPVMLKDTQFTVTSKTTGKVVRTGLTDTQGYVKFMDLPYDTYTVTETKPPTGYNGIKPFTVVVDGTQKSQHYSIENKAIEEKLRVVKVDTETGKTVLRAGAIFRIKNLQTNKYEVQPTADKTGTTDKFATDNSGELITAEALGYGKYQLEEVQAPEGYVLAKKPAKFTIDGSHKDGIVVIKFADLSQKGVATLTKTGATPVAVEKVETEYGDQYKFKYDYTALAGAKFEFKAAEDITTADGTVRAHKGAVVATGTTDAQGQIQTPELYLGKYTATEISAPNEFIMNTDPIAFELKYAGQEVTVTSTSLEAKNDFQQLDVSLNKQEESITGWKDNLPVIKNIAANGQTFGLFTQGETKIGDTVIPSESLVATTTVKDGKGEFGAIQLPEGYYYVKELDASEKHDLNTTMYGFHFHTTDNEKIKHIDLNDGKVISNKLHENELSFKKINEIATLVAGKGYSYAMTGNAAGAIFELLDADKKVIQTITVGKDSTGSIKHLPVGTFYLRESKPSATNLVLSKETLKLVSTKNGVTVFDSKDKQIGETKADTKKPTIAFELTNDLIKGTGELTKTDVSTGKRLPNTSIRILDENGNTVVSGRTDKNGVFSFGNLPAGKYSFQEYDAPKGYEISEALVPFEITKNGEIVKAVMTDKQTPKPNLPQTGNVMSGWLVVIGVAMLIGVLAAMVVIGGAKKKDGQ; encoded by the coding sequence ATGAAAGCAGCCCGGCGAACCCCCATTTTCGCCGCATTGATTATGCTATTCGCCCAACTCTTTGTCCCCGCCTCAATCGCCTTCGCCGCCAGTATGACCAACATCAAGGTTGCTGACTGGCATAACACTTGGCATCTATATTTGTTCAACGGTCTACATTGGACAGATAACGGTATGCATATGAAGAAAGTGGACGGCAAGGTTTCCTTCTGTGTGGAGCACGGGGTTAATCTCGATGCGAGTGGCTCCGGCTACAATCCCAGCGCCTACTCCGACAGTAAGAAGGATCAACTAGCCAAGATCGCGTACTATGGCTACTACCAGAACCCAACCAACCGTAACTACGCTGTGACCCAGATGATTATTTGGGAAACTCTTGGTGACACGCTACTAACGACACCGAACAAGACCTACCAGGCTGAAAAGAATGCAATTCTTGATAAGGTCTCCGCGCATGATCGCAAGCCATCGTTCAACGGCAAACAGATCACGCTCGCAGTTGGCGATTCAATCACGCTGACGGATACCAACGGACGGCTCGCGGCTTTCGCCCAGCAAACGTCGAACACCGCGAACCTCAAGATTGCAAAATCTGGCAACAAGCTCACGCTAACGGCCACTTCCCAGTCTAAGGAATCCGGTAAGGTGGCTTATGCAATCGCCAAGGCCGCTGATGTAGGTACCTCTTTCGTCTACACGAAAGGCTCACAACAGAAACTGGTCAACTTCAAGTTGTCCAGCAATGGTGAGTTCAGCCTGCCAATCAAGGTCAACTTGAATGGTAACGTGAAAGCCAAAAAAGTTGACGCCGACACCAACAAGGCGCTGCCGGGTGCCACGCTCCAATTTGAATACAATGGCACCACCAAGGCAGTCACAACTGGCACTGACGGCTATGCTGCTCTGAACGGGATCAAGGCTGGTACCAAAATCAAGATCAGCGAAGTTACCGCCCCGAACGGCTACGTAAATAAGGGTGAACTCAAGGAAGTCACCATCGAACCCGGCAAGACCGTTGAAGTTGTCCTCGGCAACAAGGAACAGCTCGGTAACGTGACCCTCACCAAGATTGGGCGTGAGTTCGGTAGTGACATGTTCAATGCCTACTACTCACTGAACGGCGCCGTCTATGGAATCTATACCAGCACCGGAACACGGGTTGGCGCAATCACAACTGATGGTAACGGCAAAGGCACCTTGCAAAATCTCAAGCTCGGTAGCTACTACGCACTGGAAGAAAAAGCCCCTGCTGGCTATGTTCTGAACACGACCAAGCTGCCGTTTGAATTGAAGTATGCTGGTCAAGCTGTCGCGGTCACTACGGCTCACGTCGATACGACCGATCAAGAACAACGCGGCACTGCCACCATCATCAAGGAAGACACCGTTACGGGTAAGCAGCCACAAGGCGCTGCCAGTCTTAACGGTGCTGTCTACGAACTCCACCGCGCAGCCGATGACAAGCTCGTGAAGTCGGTGACGATTGCCAACAACGCTGCATCTGTTTCCGGATTGGAACTGGACGATTACTACTGGCAAGAAGTGAAGGCCCCGACTGGCTACGTACTTGATCCGCAAAAGCATGCCTTCAAGCTGGCTTACGCAGGTCAAAACACCACCACTGCAACTGCACCCACGACGGTCAAGGAACAAGTCATCACTGGTGATCTCGACTTGCTCAAGTACGGGAACTACGACTGGACAACCCAAGGCAAGGGCACTAAACCGGTCATGCTCAAGGACACCCAGTTCACTGTAACCAGCAAGACTACCGGTAAGGTTGTTCGTACCGGTCTCACCGATACCCAAGGCTACGTAAAGTTCATGGATCTGCCTTACGACACCTACACCGTCACTGAAACCAAGCCCCCCACAGGCTACAACGGGATCAAGCCGTTCACAGTCGTTGTTGACGGTACCCAAAAGTCCCAGCATTACAGCATCGAAAACAAGGCTATCGAAGAAAAGCTGCGTGTTGTTAAGGTCGATACCGAAACCGGTAAGACCGTGCTGCGCGCTGGCGCGATCTTCCGGATCAAGAACTTGCAAACCAACAAGTACGAAGTCCAGCCAACTGCCGACAAGACTGGTACAACTGACAAGTTTGCTACTGACAACTCCGGGGAGTTGATCACAGCCGAAGCGCTCGGCTACGGCAAGTACCAACTCGAAGAAGTTCAAGCTCCAGAAGGCTATGTGCTGGCTAAGAAACCAGCCAAGTTCACCATCGACGGTAGCCATAAGGACGGCATCGTGGTCATTAAGTTTGCTGACCTCTCCCAAAAGGGTGTCGCTACCTTGACCAAGACCGGGGCTACCCCAGTCGCCGTCGAAAAGGTTGAAACTGAATACGGCGATCAGTACAAGTTCAAGTACGATTACACCGCACTCGCTGGTGCGAAGTTCGAGTTCAAAGCAGCCGAAGATATTACGACTGCTGACGGCACCGTTCGTGCCCACAAGGGTGCCGTGGTTGCTACCGGCACCACTGACGCTCAAGGTCAGATTCAGACCCCAGAACTCTATCTTGGCAAGTACACGGCAACTGAAATCTCTGCACCAAACGAGTTCATTATGAATACCGATCCGATTGCTTTTGAACTCAAGTATGCCGGGCAAGAAGTGACGGTAACCTCCACCTCACTTGAAGCAAAGAACGACTTCCAGCAGCTCGACGTTTCGCTAAACAAGCAAGAAGAAAGCATCACCGGCTGGAAGGACAACCTCCCAGTTATCAAGAACATCGCGGCCAACGGTCAGACTTTCGGCTTGTTCACGCAAGGCGAAACCAAAATCGGCGATACTGTGATTCCTTCTGAATCACTCGTCGCCACCACGACGGTCAAAGACGGCAAAGGTGAATTTGGCGCGATCCAGTTGCCAGAAGGCTACTACTACGTCAAGGAACTTGATGCCAGTGAGAAGCACGACTTGAATACCACGATGTACGGCTTCCATTTCCACACCACTGACAATGAGAAAATCAAGCACATCGACCTCAATGACGGCAAGGTGATTAGCAACAAGCTCCACGAAAACGAACTGTCATTCAAGAAGATCAATGAAATTGCCACGCTGGTTGCAGGTAAAGGCTACTCCTACGCGATGACCGGTAACGCTGCTGGTGCGATTTTTGAACTGCTCGATGCTGACAAGAAGGTCATTCAGACCATCACCGTTGGCAAGGATTCCACTGGTTCGATCAAGCACCTGCCTGTGGGCACCTTCTACCTCCGTGAATCCAAGCCTTCTGCTACCAACCTCGTTCTTTCCAAGGAAACCCTCAAGCTCGTATCCACTAAGAACGGCGTGACGGTTTTCGATAGCAAGGATAAGCAGATTGGCGAGACAAAAGCTGATACCAAGAAACCAACTATCGCCTTTGAACTGACCAACGACTTGATCAAGGGCACGGGCGAACTGACCAAGACCGACGTTTCTACTGGGAAGCGGCTGCCAAACACCAGCATCCGCATTCTGGACGAAAACGGCAATACGGTTGTATCTGGTCGCACTGACAAGAACGGGGTCTTCTCCTTTGGCAATCTGCCTGCTGGCAAGTACAGCTTCCAAGAATACGATGCACCAAAGGGCTACGAAATTAGCGAAGCCCTCGTGCCATTCGAAATCACTAAGAACGGTGAAATCGTGAAGGCCGTCATGACCGACAAGCAGACGCCTAAGCCAAACCTCCCACAAACCGGTAACGTGATGTCCGGCTGGCTCGTGGTTATCGGTGTTGCGATGCTAATCGGCGTCCTTGCCGCAATGGTTGTGATTGGCGGTGCCAAGAAGAAAGATGGCCAGTAA
- a CDS encoding FtsK/SpoIIIE domain-containing protein, protein MKITYRGTRVYPRQRNLLYNTAMTIVVSLWVIGAVIAYWPLLRQINWKFFSWPDVVALPWSWLPLVINSLCTALLFGVGLWAYRTWFADSYKQMEHRQKLARMIMENKWYQTDQSNSESFFKDLGSTRTKEKISHFPKIYYQLKDGLIHVSVEIVMSSYQDQLLHLEKKLEAGLYCELVDKILHDSYVKYTLLYDTIGKRITIADVTCEHGSMQLMETVAWHYDALPHMLIAGGTGGGKTYFILTLIEALLKDGAQLTILDPKNADLADLADVMPGVYSKKEAMLGAVETFYQDMMARNDKMKQMDGYKTGENYAYLGLPAHFLIFDEYVAFMDALGRDAMQVMSKLKQIVMLGRQAGFFLVLACQRPDAKYLGDGIRDQFMFRIALGRMNELGYSMMFGETNKDFFQKPIKGRGYVDTGGSVISEFYTPLVPHGYDFLAEIGAAANTIPATPTKQEVPNEH, encoded by the coding sequence ATGAAAATCACGTATCGCGGTACACGGGTCTATCCGCGTCAACGCAACCTGCTTTACAACACTGCGATGACCATTGTGGTTAGCTTGTGGGTAATTGGGGCTGTGATTGCCTATTGGCCGCTGCTAAGACAAATCAACTGGAAATTCTTTAGTTGGCCGGACGTGGTGGCCTTGCCTTGGTCATGGCTGCCGCTGGTTATTAACAGTTTATGCACGGCACTACTCTTTGGCGTTGGTCTGTGGGCATATCGAACTTGGTTTGCGGATTCCTACAAGCAGATGGAACACCGCCAAAAGCTCGCCCGCATGATCATGGAGAACAAGTGGTACCAAACTGACCAGTCCAACAGCGAGAGTTTCTTCAAGGACTTAGGCTCAACGCGCACCAAAGAGAAGATCTCGCACTTTCCAAAAATCTATTACCAGCTCAAGGATGGGCTGATTCACGTTTCCGTTGAAATCGTCATGTCTTCCTATCAAGATCAGCTCCTGCACTTGGAAAAGAAGCTAGAAGCTGGTCTTTACTGTGAGCTGGTCGACAAGATCCTGCACGATTCTTATGTCAAGTACACCTTGCTTTACGACACTATTGGCAAGCGTATCACCATCGCTGACGTGACCTGTGAACATGGCTCCATGCAGCTCATGGAAACTGTGGCTTGGCACTATGATGCGCTGCCTCACATGTTAATCGCTGGTGGCACGGGTGGTGGTAAGACCTACTTCATTTTGACGCTGATTGAAGCGTTGCTGAAAGACGGTGCCCAACTCACTATTCTTGACCCGAAAAATGCTGACCTCGCTGATTTAGCTGATGTGATGCCAGGAGTTTATTCCAAGAAGGAAGCCATGCTGGGTGCAGTGGAAACCTTCTATCAGGATATGATGGCACGTAACGACAAGATGAAACAAATGGACGGGTACAAGACCGGCGAGAACTACGCCTATCTTGGACTACCCGCCCACTTCCTGATTTTTGATGAATACGTTGCCTTCATGGATGCCTTGGGACGCGATGCCATGCAAGTCATGTCCAAGCTCAAACAGATCGTCATGCTTGGCCGTCAAGCGGGCTTCTTTCTCGTATTGGCCTGCCAACGCCCTGACGCAAAGTATCTGGGCGATGGGATCAGAGATCAGTTTATGTTCCGCATTGCGCTTGGGCGCATGAATGAGCTGGGCTATTCCATGATGTTCGGCGAAACCAATAAAGACTTCTTTCAAAAGCCAATCAAGGGACGCGGCTACGTTGATACTGGCGGTAGCGTGATCTCTGAATTTTACACACCGCTAGTACCGCACGGCTATGACTTTCTGGCCGAAATTGGTGCCGCAGCCAATACCATTCCTGCAACCCCAACAAAACAAGAGGTGCCAAATGAGCACTGA
- a CDS encoding AAA family ATPase, which produces MIKDIDMSKVDFAFDANSVVNDLKHVNYFYGKNGTGKSSIVRTLIAQYGDEYNIEVFSGSTSVIFKNEQIGAISLGQENAQAAKEIKRINKAISNLDADLLPPKTENKSANLYQQRSQAIQAEKDSSSKLNRFYQKAAKKLKDEHTLLTGPNYYSPNFQKDIPNAREMTEGEMKNVNTILSAQTIELSGSKAPHLPQLPQLLSLKDAVNDILEASVQSRVVLEEFENKPEKQNFAYQGMQIHSRNAEERCAFCGNLISEERWKELDNYFSNEVEKLQNRIRNGLKLIEPALRQVDKEIFFPQKDWQPTLWPNQSSAQASANELRLRIGKYLDMLQRALINKQEKIFQKVSPIDAEVPPDFSAMQATLSDLWQQNIAYNNQLGEKKTSISSELLHHYVYLEMQDGDYDKLRSSYLEAEGTRKALDQQYSKKEQDKIQLEDQRADELAKTASEEQAAVEINRLVRNLGDESFSLHPVVRDDGQKGLYQIIGRDKQPRKLSTLSTGELNLVAFLWFRYQLDDIDNNDGRQRVIIFDDPVNSNDDSSQYLIMAEIQALIEKNQLDQFFIFTHNNHFYVQLRPNKPDYSKKCFIHLRRANKTTVNRITSESEDLSSIYEDLWAELKFLYSKGRVVSTWNCMRRILETYGRFNYANQTPTESKYHLSNDIDRVLFTSLLKSLHVNSHIGIDTDLDLSDRNMDSLLRAFYSVFCSLGASEHFEAYWGVDLPQLDVDEEPA; this is translated from the coding sequence ATGATTAAGGATATTGACATGTCCAAGGTGGACTTTGCTTTTGATGCTAATTCTGTGGTGAACGATCTTAAACACGTAAATTATTTCTATGGTAAGAACGGTACAGGAAAGTCCAGCATAGTTAGAACGTTGATTGCACAATATGGGGATGAGTACAACATTGAGGTATTTTCTGGAAGCACTTCAGTTATCTTCAAGAATGAGCAAATCGGAGCAATCTCTCTAGGCCAGGAAAATGCACAAGCAGCCAAAGAAATTAAAAGGATAAATAAGGCAATTTCAAACCTTGATGCAGATTTACTCCCTCCCAAAACAGAGAATAAAAGCGCAAATTTATACCAGCAGCGTAGCCAGGCGATACAGGCAGAAAAAGACTCAAGCTCCAAGCTAAATCGGTTTTACCAAAAGGCCGCCAAGAAGTTAAAGGATGAACATACCTTATTGACTGGACCAAATTATTATTCCCCAAATTTTCAAAAGGATATTCCCAATGCGAGAGAAATGACTGAGGGGGAAATGAAGAATGTCAACACGATTCTTTCCGCGCAGACTATTGAACTCAGTGGCTCAAAAGCCCCTCACCTGCCACAGCTTCCTCAACTTTTGAGTCTTAAAGATGCTGTTAACGATATTCTAGAGGCTTCAGTGCAATCACGCGTCGTTCTAGAAGAATTTGAGAACAAACCTGAGAAGCAGAACTTTGCGTATCAGGGAATGCAGATTCATTCACGGAATGCGGAGGAAAGATGTGCGTTTTGTGGAAATCTTATTAGTGAAGAACGTTGGAAAGAACTCGACAATTATTTTTCAAATGAAGTAGAAAAACTTCAAAATCGCATCAGAAATGGATTAAAGCTTATTGAACCAGCACTTCGACAGGTCGATAAAGAAATCTTTTTTCCGCAGAAGGATTGGCAACCAACACTTTGGCCTAATCAGAGTTCGGCTCAGGCTTCAGCAAATGAACTGCGTCTACGCATTGGAAAGTACCTAGATATGCTTCAGCGAGCCTTAATCAACAAGCAAGAGAAAATTTTTCAAAAGGTATCACCAATTGATGCTGAAGTTCCACCAGATTTTAGTGCGATGCAGGCTACTTTGTCGGATTTATGGCAGCAAAACATAGCCTATAATAACCAGCTGGGCGAGAAAAAAACATCCATCAGTTCCGAGCTGTTACACCATTACGTATATCTTGAGATGCAAGATGGTGACTACGACAAGCTGCGGTCATCATATTTAGAAGCAGAAGGAACAAGGAAAGCATTGGATCAGCAATATTCAAAGAAAGAACAAGACAAGATTCAGTTAGAAGATCAGAGGGCTGATGAATTAGCTAAGACTGCCAGTGAAGAGCAAGCTGCAGTCGAAATAAATCGGCTTGTTCGTAATCTTGGTGATGAGAGCTTTAGTTTGCATCCCGTCGTCCGTGACGATGGGCAGAAGGGTCTTTATCAAATCATTGGTCGGGACAAGCAACCAAGAAAATTGTCCACCTTGAGTACAGGGGAGCTCAATTTAGTTGCGTTTTTGTGGTTTCGTTATCAACTAGATGATATTGATAATAATGATGGACGGCAGCGAGTGATAATCTTTGATGATCCTGTGAATAGCAACGACGACAGCTCTCAATATCTAATCATGGCGGAGATACAGGCGCTGATTGAAAAAAATCAACTTGATCAGTTTTTTATCTTCACCCACAATAACCATTTTTACGTACAGCTCCGGCCGAATAAGCCGGACTATTCAAAGAAATGTTTCATACATCTTCGCCGTGCAAATAAAACCACCGTCAATCGAATTACCTCTGAGTCCGAAGATCTGAGCAGTATATATGAGGATCTCTGGGCAGAGCTCAAGTTTTTGTATAGCAAAGGCCGAGTCGTATCTACTTGGAATTGCATGCGGCGAATTCTTGAGACGTATGGACGTTTTAATTATGCTAATCAAACACCCACTGAATCAAAATATCATCTCTCAAACGATATCGATCGTGTGTTGTTTACATCGCTGCTAAAAAGTCTTCACGTCAACTCTCATATAGGAATTGACACGGATCTAGATCTTTCAGATCGAAACATGGATTCGCTGCTCCGAGCGTTTTATTCGGTCTTTTGCTCACTGGGCGCGTCTGAACATTTCGAGGCATACTGGGGAGTTGACTTACCGCAATTAGATGTGGATGAGGAGCCGGCGTAA
- a CDS encoding YdcP family protein, producing MRLAEGIVIDLEETFGVLKFSGQRRERFVQDEDGNRTDDVKERTYDLKSMKQGMMIQVSIPAEAGVKDFKYNQIVTLVDPVIDTVANANFNRVETSWYMKAKNLVIATAPVKPQEKPNNNDKK from the coding sequence ATGCGATTAGCAGAAGGCATCGTTATCGACCTAGAAGAAACCTTTGGCGTCTTGAAATTCTCCGGCCAGCGCCGTGAACGCTTCGTGCAAGACGAGGACGGCAACCGTACCGACGACGTGAAGGAGCGCACCTATGACTTGAAGTCTATGAAACAAGGAATGATGATTCAGGTTTCCATTCCGGCCGAGGCTGGGGTCAAAGACTTCAAGTACAACCAAATCGTCACCTTAGTTGACCCAGTGATCGACACCGTAGCAAACGCGAACTTCAACCGCGTTGAAACTTCGTGGTACATGAAGGCCAAGAATCTCGTTATTGCCACCGCACCGGTCAAGCCGCAGGAGAAGCCAAACAACAATGACAAGAAATAG